In Citrus sinensis cultivar Valencia sweet orange chromosome 4, DVS_A1.0, whole genome shotgun sequence, one DNA window encodes the following:
- the LOC127901785 gene encoding probable LRR receptor-like serine/threonine-protein kinase At3g47570, with translation MLKSNETDQLALLEFKAKVTHDPLEVLSSWNYSRHFCQWKGVTCSRRHQRVTALLLPSLLLQGSLSPHIGNLSFLRVLDLKNNSFRNEIPQEIGYLFRLRILWLDNNTFGGQIPDNISHCVNLESLWLGHNVLVGKVPGKLGSLLKLRILTVHLNYLSGEIPSSFGNLSSLEGLSASTNQFAGQIPETLSQLKRMRFIGFGANKLSGEIPFSIYNLSLLSDLDFPLNQLQGSLPSDLGFTLPNLEVLNLGANQFTGPIPASISNASNLMRLPIAENGFSGKVPSFENLHKLEWVIISMNHLGNGEKDDLEFVNSLVNASRLALLLIRNNNFGGMLPETVGNLSTRLKRLTVGNNQLFGNIPSGLGNLVNLELLNLGDNQFTGRIPGSIGDLQKLQTLSLKGNKFLGEIPSSVGTLTSSTTLNFEENMLEGSIPSSLGKCQNLILLDLSNNNLTGTIPTEVIGLSSLSIYLDLSQNQLNGSLPSNFGILKNLGAIDISENKLSGEIPNSLGSCIRLEKLVMNGNFFQGNIPSSLSSLRGIENLDLSRNNLSGRIPKYLENFPFLRNLNLSFNHFEGEVPIKGVFSNSSAISLDGNDNLCGGISELHLCTCSTKESKQSRSRSLKLIIPVVTVILLVTGMSCLIITSRRSKSKREPSTTPSALLASVLRVSYQNLFKATDGFSLENSIGAGSFGSVYKGILNHDDHETLVAVKVLNLQHRGASKSFMAECQALRRVRHRNLVKIITSCVSVDFQGNDFEALVYELMVNGSLEEWLHPNREAPRNLNLLQRLSIAVDLASALDYLHHFCETPIVHCDLKPSNVLLDGELTAHVGDFGLAKFLPDATNNLSSDQPSSIGVKGTVGYAAPEYGMGSEVSTSGDVYSFGILLLEMFTGKRPTNEMFTGNLTLHNFVKEALPERLAEIVDPVLLVEKEEGETSKANAHKQWTRSFSVKECLVSVLAIGVTCSSELPRERMSMEEVAAHLLSFRNKLVKNVRGQPATYATA, from the exons ATGCTCAAAAGCAATGAAACTGATCAACTTGCATTGCTTGAATTCAAGGCCAAAGTTACTCATGACCCTCTTGAGGTTTTGAGTTCATGGAACTATTCCAGGCACTTTTGTCAATGGAAAGGTGTCACTTGCAGTCGACGGCACCAAAGGGTGACTGCATTACTTCTTCCATCTTTACTCTTGCAGGGGTCTCTGTCGCCTCACATTggaaatttaagttttctcAGAGTGTTAGATCTCAAAAACAATAGCTTCCGCAACGAAATCCCTCAAGAGATTGGATATCTGTTCAGGTTACGAATTTTATGGCTGGACAACAATACATTCGGAGGTCAAATTCCTGACAACATATCACATTGCGTTAACCTTGAATCCCTCTGGTTAGGCCACAATGTGCTTGTGGGGAAAGTTCCAGGGAAACTGGGCTCCTTATTGAAGCTCCGGATTCTCACAGTACACTTAAACTATTTGTCAGGAGAAATCCCATCTTCCTTTGGCAATTTGTCATCACTCGAGGGCCTCTCAGCATCTACAAATCAATTTGCGGGACAAATTCCTGAAACCCTGAGTCAGCTTAAGAGGATGCGTTTTATAGGATTTGGAGCAAATAAGCTATCAGGTGAAATCCCTTTCTCAATCTACAACTTGTCTTTGCTTAGCGATCTTGATTTTCCTTTAAACCAACTTCAAGGAAGCCTTCCATCAGACTTAGGCTTCACTCTTCCTAATCTCGAAGTACTAAACCTTGGTGCTAATCAGTTTACCGGGCCTATTCCTGCTTCAATATCCAATGCCTCAAATCTAATGAGACTTCCAATCGCAGAGAATGGATTCAGTGGAAAGGTGcctagttttgaaaatttacataaactCGAATGGGTTATTATTTCTATGAATCACTTAGGAAATGGGGAAAAAGATGACTTGGAATTTGTCAATTCTTTGGTCAACGCTTCTAGACTAGCGCTACTGTTAATTCGTAATAACAATTTTGGTGGAATGTTACCTGAAACTGTGGGGAACTTGTCAACCCGACTTAAAAGATTAACCGTTGGAAACAATCAATTGTTCGGAAATATCCCAAGTGGATTAGGAAATCTTGTTAACTTGGAGCTTTTAAATCTTGGGGACAACCAATTCACAGGCCGAATTCCAGGAAGTATAGGAGATCTTCAAAAGCTGCAGACGTTGAGTCTGAAGGGGAACAAGTTTTTGGGGGAAATTCCATCTTCTGTAGGAACTTTGACATCTTCAACTACACTAAATTTTGAGGAAAACATGTTAGAGGGAAGCATTCCATCAAGTCTAGGGAAATGCCAAAACTTGATATTATTAGATCTCTCTAATAACAACCTCACTGGTACCATACCCACTGAAGTGATCGGTCTCTCTTCCTTGTCAATCTATCTTGACCTATCTCAAAACCAATTGAACGGTTCTTTGCCCTCAAATTTTGGTATCTTGAAAAATCTGGGTGCTATAGATATATCGGAGAACAAATTGTCTGGTGAAATTCCAAACAGTCTAGGAAGCTGCATTAGGTTGGAAAAACTCGTCATGAACGGTAATTTCTTTCAAGGGAATATCCCATCATCATTGAGTTCTTTGAGAGGCATTGAGAATCTTGATCTTTCGCGGAACAATTTGTCTGGCCGGATTCCAAAATATCTGGAAAACTTTCCCTTTTTGCGGAATTTAAATCTGtcttttaatcattttgaGGGTGAAGTACCAATAAAAGGAGTCTTCAGCAATTCGAGTGCTATATCTCTTGACGGAAATGATAACCTCTGTGGTGGCATATCTGAGTTGCATTTATGTACTTGCTCCACCAAAGAATCAAAGCAATCACGTTCCCGTTCCCTGAAACTGATTATTCCTGTAGTTACAGTAATTTTGTTAGTGACAGGGATGTCGTGTTTGATTATTACTTCCCGGCGGAGCAAATCAAAAAGGGAGCCGTCCACTACTCCATCAGCATTATTGGCTTCGGTTTTACGAGTGTCCTATCAGAATCTGTTCAAAGCAACTGATGGGTTCTCTTTGGAAAACTCGATTGGTGCCGGTAGCTTTGGTTCGGTCTATAAAGGAATCCTCAATCATGATGATCATGAAACGCTGGTGGCAGTGAAGGTGCTTAATCTTCAACATCGAGGAGCTTCAAAGAGTTTCATGGCGGAGTGTCAAGCCTTGAGACGTGTTAGGCATCGGAATCTCGTCAAAATAATAACTTCCTGTGTAAGTGTTGACTTCCAAGGGAATGATTTCGAGGCTTTAGTGTATGAGTTGATGGTTAACGGGAGCCTGGAGGAATGGTTGCATCCAAACCGTGAGGCACCAAGGAATCTAAATCTCCTGCAAAGACTGAGTATTGCCGTTGATCTTGCTTCCGCATTGGATTATCTACATCATTTTTGCGAGACTCCAATAGTCCATTGTGATCTCAAGCCAAGCAATGTTCTTCTGGATGGTGAATTGACTGCCCATGTAGGTGATTTTGGATTAGCAAAATTCCTTCCGGACGCCACCAATAACTTGTCATCTGATCAACCAAGCTCTATTGGAGTAAAAGGAACTGTTGGTTATGCTGCTCCAG AGTACGGAATGGGGAGCGAAGTCTCAACAAGTGGAGATGTGTACAGTTTTGGAATACTCTTGCTGGAAATGTTTACAGGAAAGAGGCCGACGAATGAAATGTTTACAGGCAATCTAACCCTACATAATTTTGTCAAGGAAGCTCTTCCTGAAAGACttgctgaaattgttgatcCAGTGCTTCTtgtagaaaaagaagaaggggAGACAAGCAAGGCCAATGCTCACAAACAATGGACCAGAAGTTTTAGTGTTAAAGAGTGCTTGGTTTCAGTACTGGCAATCGGAGTCACTTGCTCCTCAGAGTTGCCGAGAGAACGAATGAGCATGGAAGAGGTTGCGGCTCAT